TTTATAGCAAGAATGCCAATCGCAACAATCTTGAAAAAGTAcaacttctctcttctttagAAGTCTAAGTAGAGGAACCTCCTGTGTCTCATACTCACCACTCAATCAGGTTGAGATCCTGCAGCTTTCAAAAGTAAATTTTGTGCGTGtcctttgtactttttttgttttactgtcataCAGTGTAGAAGCAATAATGGTGTCACTCTATGTATAATGTAGcacataaaaactgtgaatttagtgatgcaaaacaagaaaacagagatGCAAACAGTCATGAAAACCAACATGCAAACAGTGACAGTTTACTGCTGTCCAACCAGtaagtttctccctctcttcccttctatATAAATTTGACAAGTGAGAAAAACAAGTATTTGTGTgtcataaaatatacagtaaaatatacagtatttgaaataataaaactgagGGAAAGTAAGACACATAATATAGAAACATAGAAACAGGGACGAATGAGAATATAGGTAGTGGCACTGCTTAGAAATGTCTTCCAGGAATTCCTGGAAATGATGAAAGCTgagttttgtattttcattggAAATATTCACATGAAGTTACTTTCATGTCAAAGTTCAAACTCTcaaaggaagataaaaccaCAACCCTGTATGTGACATCTTTGAGGAAGTTACATATCCTGTATGGTTTTGGCCAATCGGAGAGTGATGTGATCTGAGATCAGttaattataaatgtgtttcagtgctttcactcaccatatttactgtagactgtTTGGATGCAGACGACCAAACATCAACCTCTGTGTAGGGAACTCATCCAGGTGTGGTCTTGCAGCTTTCGAGGTaagttttgtgacatttttcacttgtgtatgtagagattgtaaaaatgacattagaacTGCAAACAGTCATGATAATGAGTATGCAAACTGTGACAAGCAGACAGCTTTGGACTGTAGGTGTACAGAATACTGTGGTTAaaccaactgtgttttatttcatttgtgttttttcccatAAATACCATTTTGATGTGTAAAAGTTgtgtaacaaagacaaaaaatggtgagaaaatgactaaaaagatAATAACATTCAgaacttttcactattttgaatgaaataaaatgagctaaataaagaagaatgaagaaacaaatgttcattattatatttctgtatttcttgtatttacTGTGTGTTCTGAGCCAACATTGATCCACATAGAGgtatttatagtgatatttgcagttttgatGACAGTTGAGATATGAAagagtttcctctgctgtgacgatatgaaaagaagtaaaataagataaaaaataaaagtctaacAGAGGGATAGAGTTACACAAACCAAGATAGATTACAGTCAATTAATGATTCCATCCCAtaagtgtttcttttgtttgtttgttttatttgttggttatttttggtgatttggtacattttatcctttattgagaggagacagtagagtcagacaggaaatgaggagagagagagagagatggggatgacatgcaactaAGATCTGCTGGAATCAAACTGGACATAAATGTTGTAGTTTTGTGGTATGAGTCTTAACCAGTACGCTACAGGGATGACCAGTATGTTAGTGTTGTTAAACATGGTGAATGTACCAGCCTGCAGTTGTTTcctctcatttattttcatgctaacTCCAAAACATAGTCAGAGTGcacaatctgtaaacaaaatgtaaaatatgcagatgattcataaaatggtttggtcagacatgcaaacctccttgtccaaaatcagagagcacagagttatTCAACTGGTGGGATGTCAAGTGCAGAAGACAAACCATCCTAGACCAATGTCTCTGTACcttaaattactgaaataactgTATGAAATTCTGTAGTAATGACCTCACATCATCATGTAAAAGTATTTATATACATCACAAGGACTTGTGTTATCTGACAAGttattttttgatgaaatatagaaCTTCAATGATTAGTGGATTATTGCCATTGCTACTCtattgctttattgttttttcaaattattgtttCAACCATTCTTCAAGCAGAAaggccaaatattctctggtttcagcttcttaaacattatgatttgctccttttctttgtcatatgcaacagtacattaaaaatctTTAGGATTTGGATTGTTGGTGAGAAACAAATAGTAAGCTAAAGACATCCCCGCAGAAATTTTGAGTgtcatttttttacagtgtataaaacactacattttataaactacaaggttaatcatttaatcaggaaaataatcgGCAGCTTCATCGTTGATggaaataattattagttgcagccctgaagaGATATTATTaggaaaaaatgtaacaaagacacCTTTTTTGTGGCTAtaatatacactgtatttgtgtgaactTGCACCTCAAGactttagtgatgtcacttaaCAATGTTATGTAGATATTAAAAAACTTCCATAAACTGATCTCTCATACAACAGGTTTcactctgaagaagaagaagatttctACATCGACACCTCACAGATGGAAAGCAATAATTACAGCAATGTCACATTCGACTATGATTATAACTACACCGACAATGATTATAGCAATGCAAGCAATGCAACCTACCCCAATTTTGCTGAACCTAATATTCTGTATGTGATGACATGTGTAATCATTAGTATCGGCCTTCCTTTGACTCTAGTGGCCATCTACTCTCTTTATTCCCAGGTGAGTACTTTATGACtaagatttattaattttaggtcatgtgtctgtcatacagtctgtctgtgaagAATCTTCATCCTGCTTGGGGGCTGGAAGGAAGTCTTGTAATGACCTATAAATTTAAGCTAATTGGACCTTAAACACATGCAGTTAACATGTGTAGCTTCATTCCAGCTTCTCTTAAGGTGAAGTTAACAGCATCATTAACTTGTAGAGAAGAAATTGTCATAAAAGACTTGACAATTTGTACAGCATTATTTGAGCTCATTATTTTGGGATTTGatttaaacaaagaaatatatgttctatatacatatatgtatatagaacatatatgttcttgttgttgttgagtcTTGTAACATTGATTGGCCAGTGTGTTATATTTGATGACACATTGGTCGATGCATGAATGTTTCTGACTGCAATTGCTGTGCAgagcaaaatgacatatttatCATTACTTAGAATTCCATCcacttgtatttttgcacattttgtgcaaaggtcctaaatgaaaattgaaaaaaacaatgtttccagctgctttttttatttctaccattgttttcttgcaggtgcaaaataacaatgttgctccaatcttcatcatcaacctcctcatctctgacatCATTCAGTTCTGCTGCATGATCGTCTTAGTGGCAAAACCTGACTGGAAGAACGAAGAAATCTTCTATTATATTTACTGCTTTGGTGTGCTGGCCAGTGTTGGCTTCATGGTCTGTGTCGCCCTGGAAAGGTAGCTATCTGTctatcatgtatgtttttagctACTTCCATGTGTATGACCATTATATTACCATATAAATCTGAATCTCCTTAAAGTCAGGAATATTCTGTATCTGATGATAGACTGTGTATCTTGTGTTACAGGTATTTGCTCATCGCATGGCCACTGTGGTACCGCGTCAGGAGAACCATCAAGATCTCTTTTGTAGTCTGTGTCGTGGTCTGGACACTTCCTCTTGTTTATGTCCTTCCTTACTATTACTGGGTTGAGTCTGATGATTCAGAAACCATTTCCGCTGTCTTTCTCCTCGTTCCTTTCCCACTGCTCATATTCTTCCTGGGTGGGACCCTCAAATCGCTGTTTGCTGCCATCTCGGTCtcctctgatgaaaaacgacgaATTGTGGGAATTTTGGTCCTTGTGCTGCTCATCTACACACTGCTGTTTCTACCCAACATCATTTGGTCCCTGGTAGGAGAAGCCAGAGATAATTATACCTTCAGCAAACTGATTCTCATTCTTCTCAGATTCAGTCCTCTTGCAGACttgattctgtattttttcatgaGGAAAGGGGTCATAGACAAGCTTTTggcctctctgtgttgttgcagaatggacagtgatgataacagcagatcatcagcatgaaagacaacaacatgtacacagtcagctccatgcaggcagagaaagagggagaaagaaaagggagaaaagagatgttaactgtaatgtgtctgaatgttaactaaaatacacttaaactagcaaacaagaaataaataaagtatttgCTGTATGACAAGAAAACTACTAACACTGTTTGTTGTCAGCCAGTGGTGTGACCATCACAAGTAGATGAAAAGGAAACATTGTTTTGATTATGTTGTGAGAGAAGTGGTTGGTGGGAAATGTTTGTCCATGCAGGTGAACTTTTTCTGGTTCATTGTTAGGGCTTCAACAAATGTGCATTAAGTTGTCTATCATTATTATCCTTTGAAGGGGACATagcatgctttttgtgattttctgtcatttatattcataatttaagTCTGCCAAGGAGCAGCTTCctggagctggccaatcagaacagagtgggctcatcaggaggggggccttaaagagacaggagctaaaacgacctgtttcagacagaggctgaactgaggggctgcataaaggggcagtattagataaataaggaggtttttgaactgtaagtcatgcagaaatattccagtagagccccagaataaaactatagacctggaaatgtgcatgttatgtccctTTGATCAAAGAAGCAAACCAGATATTATTTGTTGATAAACTAAGCGGTTCAACACCATGATCACCCTGTTATTATAGCTGCCACTCCGTCTTATTTCTACAGGGAGATCATAATATCAAGTCTAtagactttcttcttctttagccTCTCATACACATTATAATATGTTACCTTTTCCTACTTATAACTATGTATGTCTATTATTGTGTGTGGGGggtatttttattcataaaagttaaacaacatatgatttattta
This genomic stretch from Thunnus albacares chromosome 14, fThuAlb1.1, whole genome shotgun sequence harbors:
- the LOC122996647 gene encoding ovarian cancer G-protein coupled receptor 1-like isoform X1: MESNNYSNVTFDYDYNYTDNDYSNASNATYPNFAEPNILYVMTCVIISIGLPLTLVAIYSLYSQVQNNNVAPIFIINLLISDIIQFCCMIVLVAKPDWKNEEIFYYIYCFGVLASVGFMVCVALERYLLIAWPLWYRVRRTIKISFVVCVVVWTLPLVYVLPYYYWVESDDSETISAVFLLVPFPLLIFFLGGTLKSLFAAISVSSDEKRRIVGILVLVLLIYTLLFLPNIIWSLVGEARDNYTFSKLILILLRFSPLADLILYFFMRKGVIDKLLASLCCCRMDSDDNSRSSA
- the LOC122996647 gene encoding ovarian cancer G-protein coupled receptor 1-like isoform X2, which translates into the protein MCSFIPASLKVQNNNVAPIFIINLLISDIIQFCCMIVLVAKPDWKNEEIFYYIYCFGVLASVGFMVCVALERYLLIAWPLWYRVRRTIKISFVVCVVVWTLPLVYVLPYYYWVESDDSETISAVFLLVPFPLLIFFLGGTLKSLFAAISVSSDEKRRIVGILVLVLLIYTLLFLPNIIWSLVGEARDNYTFSKLILILLRFSPLADLILYFFMRKGVIDKLLASLCCCRMDSDDNSRSSA